The Roseiconus lacunae genome has a segment encoding these proteins:
- a CDS encoding SGNH/GDSL hydrolase family protein translates to MRVCILILLAIASAGASAAQDSTTLPLPVLGPYDYETKPEGKAFEKLNPRKAPEAGELMLRKGDRLAIVGDSITEQRMYSRLIETYLTACTPELEIAVRQYGWSGEKTDGFLRRMDNDCLRFAPTIATLSYGMNDARYRPFDVTNGQWYDDHYTAIVRKFKNAGAKVVVGSPGCSGKLATWVRSRSGTLEEHNQHLCALRDIAIEVAQREGVAFADVFWPMYQARVKAPGLYPGDGSKPYELVGRDGIHPDWAGHAIMAYAYLSALGLDGNLGTITIDLESNQASAQGGHQVESFNAGKVTVTSERYCFCAPGPVDRDDSVRSGMTFVPFDQQLNRLTLKVLGVKGIATVTWGNVSKTYSSAQLRDGINLAAEFTLNPFCEPFAEVSEAVAAKQEFETKQIKKIFHGRPGRENMDLAVEQTERERAPLAKAVRDSVRPVRHIIRIE, encoded by the coding sequence ATGCGTGTCTGTATTTTGATCCTATTGGCAATCGCCTCCGCCGGTGCATCGGCAGCACAAGATTCCACGACGTTGCCGTTGCCGGTTTTAGGACCGTATGATTACGAAACAAAACCGGAAGGCAAAGCGTTTGAAAAACTGAATCCCCGCAAAGCTCCTGAGGCAGGCGAGTTGATGCTGCGAAAGGGAGATCGGTTGGCAATTGTTGGTGATTCGATCACCGAGCAACGGATGTATTCGCGACTGATCGAAACTTATCTAACAGCATGCACACCTGAACTAGAAATTGCTGTGAGGCAGTACGGTTGGAGTGGCGAAAAAACCGATGGCTTCCTTCGCCGAATGGACAATGATTGTTTACGTTTTGCCCCGACAATCGCGACGCTGTCCTACGGCATGAACGATGCCCGCTATCGTCCTTTCGATGTGACCAACGGGCAGTGGTACGACGATCATTACACCGCGATCGTGCGCAAATTCAAAAATGCCGGTGCCAAAGTCGTCGTCGGCTCTCCTGGCTGCAGCGGGAAACTTGCGACGTGGGTACGATCACGTTCGGGGACGCTGGAAGAACACAATCAACACCTCTGTGCCCTACGAGACATAGCGATTGAGGTTGCCCAGCGTGAAGGGGTTGCCTTTGCCGATGTGTTCTGGCCGATGTATCAAGCCCGAGTCAAAGCTCCGGGACTGTATCCTGGCGATGGTTCCAAGCCGTATGAGTTGGTCGGACGCGACGGAATTCACCCTGACTGGGCCGGCCATGCGATCATGGCCTACGCGTACCTCAGCGCACTGGGGTTGGACGGTAACCTTGGAACGATCACGATTGATTTGGAAAGTAACCAAGCGTCGGCGCAAGGCGGTCACCAAGTCGAATCATTCAATGCCGGAAAGGTCACTGTCACCAGTGAACGCTATTGCTTTTGTGCCCCCGGTCCGGTCGATCGAGATGACTCGGTGCGATCCGGAATGACTTTTGTCCCCTTCGATCAACAGCTGAATCGATTGACCCTGAAGGTGTTGGGTGTCAAAGGAATCGCGACCGTGACCTGGGGAAATGTCTCGAAAACGTATTCATCGGCCCAATTGCGTGACGGGATCAATCTGGCCGCGGAGTTCACTCTGAATCCGTTTTGCGAGCCGTTTGCCGAAGTCAGCGAAGCCGTCGCCGCCAAACAGGAATTCGAGACGAAACAAATCAAAAAGATCTTTCATGGCCGTCCCGGTCGCGAGAATATGGACCTCGCCGTCGAGCAGACTGAAAGAGAACGGGCCCCGCTGGCAAAAGCTGTGCGAGACTCGGTGCGTCCGGTGCGACATATCATTCGCATCGAATAA
- a CDS encoding PEP-CTERM sorting domain-containing protein: MPAHAVVIGRAVSSADFNSTYTQDDPDYTIPGDMFGIRSTASPGSAGLPFAIEDTSPDFGDSAGIILNDSNNDGGIVDTDPFFGVVDTVNGSGNGTNVARWMFDIAGQTLEGISIDFAAMGDFESSNDLFNLTWEIDGNGANSLFSSSVDESGSLTYNSLQPGGFSTTLSDPLLMNGVTLNNVFQTLTSLDVAGQTGSVLTIEIAASADGGSEAFALRNIEVNAVPEPGTMAGLISLSLMGLAVRRRVR, encoded by the coding sequence ATGCCGGCCCACGCCGTGGTCATAGGGCGTGCTGTTAGCTCGGCTGACTTCAATTCAACGTATACGCAAGACGATCCCGACTACACCATTCCTGGTGACATGTTCGGAATTCGTAGCACCGCTTCGCCGGGATCAGCCGGTCTTCCATTTGCGATCGAAGACACATCGCCAGATTTTGGCGACAGTGCGGGAATCATTTTGAATGACTCAAATAACGATGGCGGAATCGTTGATACGGACCCTTTCTTTGGCGTCGTTGATACAGTCAACGGAAGCGGAAACGGAACCAACGTGGCGCGTTGGATGTTTGACATTGCCGGGCAAACCCTGGAAGGAATAAGCATTGATTTCGCCGCGATGGGTGATTTCGAAAGTTCGAACGACCTGTTCAATCTGACATGGGAAATCGATGGCAATGGCGCGAATTCATTGTTCAGCTCCAGTGTTGATGAAAGCGGTTCCCTAACATACAACAGCCTCCAACCCGGAGGGTTCAGTACGACTCTTTCGGATCCGTTACTAATGAACGGTGTCACACTGAACAATGTCTTTCAGACATTGACTTCGTTAGATGTTGCTGGTCAGACCGGATCAGTATTGACGATCGAAATCGCGGCCTCGGCAGACGGCGGAAGCGAAGCATTCGCACTTCGGAATATTGAAGTAAACGCGGTGCCAGAACCGGGAACGATGGCCGGTCTAATCAGTCTCTCCCTGATGGGACTCGCTGTTCGTCGGCGCGTTCGCTAA
- a CDS encoding DUF1552 domain-containing protein — MNRNVECRRRFLRDLGIGTAALPFLTGLRSLGATGTVPQHETSPKRLVIMFSPNGTLPDEFWPDSYEAKRGDQRGDDVNRRLQLKPMLKALEPFRDQTLLLKGVHNQVGGDGDNHMRGMSCLLTARQLNPGNIQGGGHTPAGWASGISIDQEVRNFFQAREGTRTRFGSLEFGVAVPDRADPWTRMCYAGSDRPVAPIDDPEQMFQKMYGGAQDRKTVASVLDHVRDDLSKLSQQLSASDRHLLDQHLQNVRQLETQIAAAVSESELVHPEPDIDPNIELVNDNTPDISRMQIDLLVNGLANDLSRVATLQFMRSVGQARMRWLGIDEGHHSLSHEPDGDEQAHQKLRRINAWFAGELAYLAKRLSEIPEPGRPGETLLDNTQIVWLNELGKGNSHTLDDIPFLLVGGGAGFKTGRAIDCGGVPHNRLWMSIAHGLGHQNLTTFGSPEFCHDGPLKLS; from the coding sequence ATGAATCGCAATGTCGAATGCCGACGTCGTTTTTTGCGCGACCTGGGAATTGGAACCGCAGCGCTCCCTTTTTTAACGGGGCTGCGCAGCTTAGGAGCCACAGGAACGGTCCCGCAACACGAGACATCGCCAAAACGTTTGGTCATCATGTTCTCGCCGAACGGGACCCTACCAGACGAGTTTTGGCCAGATTCCTATGAAGCGAAGCGCGGAGATCAGAGGGGCGACGATGTGAATCGCCGATTGCAGCTAAAACCAATGTTGAAGGCACTTGAGCCCTTTCGTGATCAAACCTTGCTGCTTAAAGGCGTCCATAACCAAGTCGGCGGTGACGGTGACAATCACATGCGAGGGATGTCATGTCTACTGACCGCGCGACAACTGAATCCGGGTAACATTCAGGGCGGTGGTCATACGCCGGCCGGTTGGGCCAGTGGCATTTCAATCGATCAAGAAGTCCGCAATTTTTTCCAGGCCCGGGAAGGCACGCGAACACGGTTCGGATCGCTGGAATTCGGGGTCGCCGTTCCCGACCGAGCCGACCCGTGGACCCGGATGTGCTACGCCGGAAGTGATCGTCCGGTCGCTCCGATCGATGATCCCGAGCAAATGTTTCAGAAGATGTACGGCGGTGCCCAGGACCGAAAAACTGTTGCGAGTGTGCTCGACCACGTTCGCGATGACTTGAGCAAGCTATCGCAACAGTTAAGCGCGTCAGATCGACATCTACTGGATCAGCACTTGCAAAACGTCCGTCAGTTAGAAACCCAAATTGCAGCGGCTGTGTCCGAGTCAGAACTGGTTCACCCCGAACCGGACATTGATCCAAACATCGAGCTTGTCAACGACAACACGCCTGATATCAGCCGAATGCAAATTGACCTGCTGGTTAACGGCCTAGCCAACGACCTTTCACGTGTCGCGACGCTACAGTTCATGCGATCGGTTGGCCAGGCCCGGATGCGTTGGCTTGGCATCGACGAAGGTCACCATTCGTTATCTCATGAACCCGATGGCGACGAACAGGCTCATCAAAAACTCCGTCGGATCAATGCCTGGTTTGCCGGAGAACTTGCGTACCTCGCCAAGCGTCTGTCGGAAATCCCCGAACCGGGACGTCCGGGCGAGACTCTGCTGGATAACACGCAGATCGTTTGGCTCAACGAACTTGGCAAAGGTAATTCGCACACCTTAGATGACATTCCATTCTTGCTCGTCGGTGGTGGAGCGGGATTCAAAACCGGACGCGCGATTGACTGCGGTGGGGTGCCACACAATCGATTGTGGATGTCGATCGCACATGGACTCGGTCACCAAAATCTCACCACGTTTGGGTCTCCGGAATTTTGCCACGATGGTCCGCTGAAGCTATCATGA
- a CDS encoding DUF1592 domain-containing protein, with amino-acid sequence MDFARQIPAVVILVAGLGSICVAVPTPDEPPPPEPFPTPAETRSDVSEIYRQKCLRCHGDQGQGTSDGYSKPLRTDQSIADLAKVIEETMPEEDPESCVGAEALQLAHYIQNSFADVDDNYTESTLARLTVAQYRNSVADVIAHFTPRPESDDRFARGRGRSRNRSVPGLRGEYFQSEGMNKAQRLAHYRSDNRLEFDFEDHPPVPSLTPDQFAIIWQGSLIAPYTGEYRFRLTTENGARLYLNFDPRPNTGSLRDDRSSGDNQAFIDDWVGSGKLREKSATMFLLGGRTYPIRLEFFKYLEDSASVKLEWKPPHGTWAVLDYNHLTTAESARTFVCDVPFPADDRSLGFERGSSVSPQWQSAVMRGAVQAASEIVSRLPLLANLPTDSDQSDAIVAFVHTFAETAYRRPLIDSEKDQLNSLVVNHPEDIESGVRQAIVLVLMSPHFLYPDLIELTEQGLTAEQRSQRRPWQIASKLSFALWDSVPDQELVAAAKAGQLNSRKQIEDYASRMLRDPRAKAKLQRFFASWLEIEERDLSKDTALYPQFDDHVIADLRRSLELFIDSVVWSRDSDYRQLLLAPHLMLNDRLKRIYAADSADLSPPADGQEIKRQARRREFASAFQPVDFDPNERSGILTHPYLLSAFAYHNNTSPIHRGVFLTRNIVGRALSPPPNAIAFDNDDFPKDLTMREKVTLLTRDNACMACHRVINPLGFTLEHFDAVGRWREVDNAKPIDSESIYTTTDGQTLRLTNARDVAKFAVDHPAAHLAFITHLYEHLLQRSAHQAGEERLQELRSGFAKDNFNIQKLCARLAVLAVTSTTPSAALLTENAR; translated from the coding sequence ATGGATTTTGCGCGACAAATCCCGGCAGTCGTCATTCTTGTCGCTGGGCTCGGTAGCATTTGTGTCGCGGTTCCTACTCCGGATGAACCTCCGCCACCAGAACCTTTCCCAACCCCAGCGGAAACACGCTCCGACGTTTCTGAAATCTACCGACAGAAGTGCTTGCGTTGTCACGGTGATCAGGGGCAAGGAACCAGCGACGGATATTCGAAACCGCTACGCACCGATCAATCTATTGCGGATCTTGCTAAAGTCATCGAGGAGACGATGCCGGAAGAGGATCCCGAATCCTGCGTCGGCGCCGAAGCACTGCAACTAGCACACTACATTCAAAATTCGTTCGCCGACGTTGATGACAACTACACCGAATCAACGCTCGCACGGTTGACGGTTGCTCAATATCGAAATTCGGTTGCAGACGTGATCGCCCATTTCACGCCGCGACCAGAATCTGACGATCGGTTCGCTCGTGGACGTGGCCGCTCACGCAATCGTTCGGTTCCCGGACTACGCGGTGAGTACTTCCAGTCCGAAGGAATGAACAAGGCACAGCGGTTGGCTCATTACCGAAGCGATAACCGATTGGAATTCGATTTCGAAGATCACCCGCCTGTTCCCAGTCTTACCCCGGACCAATTCGCGATCATTTGGCAAGGAAGCTTAATCGCCCCCTACACCGGTGAGTACCGATTCCGATTGACGACCGAAAACGGTGCCCGCCTGTACCTGAATTTTGATCCCCGGCCGAATACCGGATCACTGCGTGACGACCGCTCATCGGGTGACAACCAAGCCTTCATTGACGATTGGGTCGGGTCTGGAAAGTTGCGAGAGAAGTCAGCAACGATGTTTTTGTTGGGAGGGCGTACCTATCCGATCCGGCTGGAGTTTTTCAAGTACCTTGAAGATAGCGCCTCGGTCAAACTGGAATGGAAGCCGCCACACGGAACGTGGGCCGTTCTCGATTACAACCACCTGACGACTGCCGAGTCAGCACGAACGTTCGTTTGTGACGTTCCGTTTCCAGCCGACGATCGAAGTTTGGGGTTCGAGCGTGGAAGTTCGGTTTCACCACAATGGCAATCCGCCGTCATGCGGGGCGCCGTCCAGGCGGCAAGCGAGATCGTTTCACGATTACCGCTGCTGGCTAATTTGCCGACCGATTCGGATCAAAGCGATGCCATTGTCGCATTCGTCCATACTTTTGCCGAAACCGCTTATCGACGACCTCTGATCGATTCTGAAAAGGATCAGTTAAACTCTTTGGTGGTCAATCATCCAGAAGATATCGAATCGGGAGTCCGTCAGGCCATCGTGTTGGTGCTGATGTCACCACATTTTCTCTACCCGGATCTGATCGAGTTGACCGAGCAGGGATTGACGGCCGAACAGCGATCACAACGAAGGCCCTGGCAAATTGCTTCGAAGTTGTCATTTGCCTTGTGGGATAGTGTTCCCGATCAGGAGCTTGTCGCCGCCGCGAAAGCGGGCCAACTTAATTCGCGGAAGCAGATCGAAGATTACGCCAGCCGGATGCTCCGCGATCCGCGGGCGAAGGCGAAACTGCAGCGTTTCTTTGCGAGCTGGCTCGAAATCGAGGAACGTGACCTGTCGAAAGACACGGCGTTGTATCCGCAGTTCGACGATCACGTGATCGCCGACTTGCGTCGTTCCCTTGAACTGTTCATCGATAGCGTCGTGTGGAGCCGCGACTCGGATTATCGCCAGCTGTTACTCGCACCCCACCTGATGCTTAACGATCGACTGAAACGAATCTATGCCGCAGATAGTGCCGATCTATCTCCGCCAGCCGATGGGCAAGAAATCAAGCGTCAAGCAAGACGACGAGAATTCGCGTCAGCGTTTCAGCCGGTTGACTTTGATCCGAATGAACGATCCGGCATTCTAACGCACCCCTATTTGCTGAGCGCTTTTGCGTATCATAACAATACTTCACCCATTCATCGCGGCGTATTTTTGACACGTAACATTGTGGGTCGCGCCCTAAGCCCGCCTCCCAACGCGATCGCATTCGACAATGATGATTTTCCCAAAGACCTGACAATGCGTGAAAAGGTCACGTTGCTGACTCGCGATAACGCTTGTATGGCGTGTCATCGTGTGATCAATCCACTTGGATTCACTCTTGAACACTTTGATGCCGTTGGCCGCTGGCGTGAAGTCGATAACGCGAAACCGATCGATAGCGAAAGTATCTACACCACGACCGACGGGCAAACGCTTCGCCTGACGAATGCCCGCGATGTCGCCAAGTTCGCTGTCGATCATCCCGCTGCTCATTTAGCGTTCATCACACATCTGTACGAACATCTTCTTCAGCGTAGTGCTCATCAAGCGGGCGAGGAACGATTGCAGGAACTTCGCAGCGGCTTCGCCAAAGACAATTTTAATATCCAAAAACTCTGTGCCCGACTGGCCGTCCTCGCCGTTACCTCAACGACGCCCTCTGCCGCCCTTTTAACCGAGAATGCCCGATGA
- a CDS encoding exopolyphosphatase, which produces MINTDQTYRLLTRSDFDGLVCALLLKELEILGEIKFVHPKDMQDGAIEVTSNDILTNLPYVPGCHLCFDHHSSEETRNEGVSPDNYVLSTSADSAARVVYDYYGGAERFPAISEAMMTAVDKADAAKFTADEIKNPQGWALLSFLMDARTGLGRFHDFRVSNYQLMMNLIDCCRDMDIDEILCLPDVRERVELYRKHQQHAVNQIKRCSTVHENLVVLDLRDEETIYATNRFTVYALYPQCDISIHVLWGKQKQNTVFTIGKSILDRSCSTDVGELCLKYGGGGHEAAGTCQVEHEDAIRVQQELIDQVNADHHAIKGTPAAV; this is translated from the coding sequence ATGATCAACACTGACCAAACCTATCGTTTACTGACGCGAAGTGATTTCGACGGACTCGTTTGCGCTCTCCTGCTCAAAGAATTGGAGATCCTCGGCGAGATCAAATTTGTCCATCCCAAGGACATGCAAGACGGAGCGATCGAGGTGACTTCGAATGATATCCTGACGAATCTCCCTTATGTACCGGGTTGTCATCTCTGCTTCGACCACCATTCCAGCGAAGAGACACGCAACGAAGGCGTCTCGCCAGATAACTACGTGCTTTCGACGTCAGCCGATTCGGCCGCACGTGTCGTTTACGATTACTACGGTGGGGCCGAACGATTCCCGGCAATCAGTGAAGCGATGATGACGGCCGTCGACAAAGCCGATGCAGCGAAATTCACCGCAGATGAAATTAAAAATCCACAAGGATGGGCATTGTTGTCCTTCCTGATGGATGCCCGAACGGGGCTCGGCAGATTTCATGACTTTCGAGTTTCGAATTATCAGTTGATGATGAATTTGATCGACTGCTGCCGTGACATGGACATCGACGAGATCTTGTGTCTCCCCGACGTCCGCGAACGTGTCGAGCTATATCGCAAGCATCAGCAACACGCGGTCAATCAAATCAAACGCTGTTCTACGGTTCACGAAAACCTGGTCGTGCTTGATCTTCGTGACGAAGAGACGATTTACGCGACCAATCGCTTCACCGTTTACGCCCTCTATCCACAGTGCGATATCTCGATCCACGTGTTGTGGGGGAAGCAAAAACAAAACACCGTCTTTACGATCGGTAAATCAATTCTCGACCGATCCTGTTCAACTGATGTCGGCGAGCTTTGCTTGAAGTACGGCGGCGGCGGGCATGAAGCTGCGGGTACCTGCCAAGTCGAACACGAGGATGCCATCCGCGTGCAGCAAGAACTGATCGACCAGGTCAACGCGGACCATCACGCGATCAAGGGAACCCCTGCGGCCGTCTAG
- a CDS encoding LysR family transcriptional regulator, with product MPLLSRDAERFCEMVELLSEKEVFTYSGIANKLEISESTLRAAISRLSAELNTAVVDHDNSGSIATLAVTSAGRILYDRLLDCTRPIAADANSKPFSLVVSSAMVSSGLLDGMLDSLHRVGKSVPICLRTQVQFESILEGLDKGSIDLAILWGSDRRQRHSAGSEISEKIVAKLDIVIVSHDQAVIDLVNPAAHWFNPNEELNSEGQKAVVETALQKLNHFRGAFLSPDNQPANELIPRKARQDPGGHLEVDTIEGALALVRSRVADYAVVAAFYDKLGREQQLGTLVFSEPIASIPLIVMSRKAMHLTPFVDTVLEDLSIDLRRNNALAMWKHRKTATDRFPRSTEFYQKLRYGYYIGADARIPDAPLQWCWESIRLVFDQDQRSKSIRGYIVNEFRSKFEITSAEFRDTFFAARVKPIRRGKSRMKEFLTRFHYCDYKSGVICGTWTGTARGDRSGVFATVWSQTKLDLDELTLITRIADLYSVMSAQQGCENKEDQQELADELLTQLAAGYPLAEE from the coding sequence ATGCCACTTCTGTCACGTGACGCAGAACGCTTCTGTGAAATGGTGGAACTTCTCAGCGAAAAAGAAGTCTTCACCTACTCCGGAATTGCCAACAAACTTGAGATAAGTGAATCGACACTTCGAGCAGCAATTTCGCGTCTTTCGGCTGAACTAAACACAGCGGTCGTAGATCACGACAATAGCGGAAGCATCGCGACGTTGGCGGTTACCTCTGCCGGACGCATTCTTTACGACCGTCTACTCGACTGCACGCGTCCAATCGCTGCGGACGCCAATTCGAAGCCATTTAGCCTGGTCGTATCGTCAGCGATGGTCTCTTCAGGGCTTCTCGACGGTATGCTTGATTCGCTACATCGGGTCGGAAAATCAGTTCCCATTTGTCTTCGCACCCAAGTTCAATTCGAGAGCATCCTCGAAGGCCTCGACAAAGGTTCGATTGACTTGGCCATCCTCTGGGGAAGCGACCGAAGACAACGACACAGCGCTGGATCAGAAATTTCCGAAAAGATTGTCGCGAAGCTAGACATCGTGATTGTGTCACACGACCAGGCGGTCATCGACCTCGTCAATCCGGCCGCTCATTGGTTCAATCCGAATGAAGAACTGAATAGTGAAGGACAGAAAGCTGTCGTTGAAACAGCGTTGCAGAAACTGAATCATTTTCGGGGGGCGTTCTTGAGTCCCGACAATCAACCCGCAAACGAATTGATACCTAGGAAAGCCCGTCAAGATCCTGGGGGTCACTTGGAGGTTGACACAATTGAAGGGGCTCTTGCACTCGTCCGTAGTCGAGTAGCAGATTATGCGGTAGTGGCTGCGTTTTATGACAAACTCGGACGTGAGCAACAACTTGGAACACTGGTATTTTCGGAACCAATCGCAAGCATTCCATTGATTGTCATGTCGCGGAAGGCGATGCATTTAACGCCTTTCGTCGACACGGTCTTAGAAGACTTGTCCATTGACTTGCGACGCAACAATGCACTCGCGATGTGGAAACACCGCAAGACAGCGACAGACCGCTTTCCAAGGTCTACCGAGTTCTATCAAAAACTTCGTTACGGCTATTACATTGGAGCCGATGCTCGAATCCCCGACGCCCCATTGCAGTGGTGTTGGGAAAGCATCCGCCTTGTCTTCGACCAAGATCAGCGATCGAAATCAATCCGTGGCTATATTGTAAACGAATTTCGATCAAAATTCGAAATTACGTCCGCGGAGTTCCGCGACACCTTTTTTGCGGCCCGTGTCAAACCAATTCGGCGCGGCAAAAGCCGGATGAAGGAGTTTCTTACCCGCTTTCACTATTGCGACTATAAATCCGGTGTCATTTGTGGCACCTGGACTGGAACAGCTCGTGGGGACCGCTCTGGTGTTTTCGCAACTGTTTGGTCTCAAACGAAGCTTGATTTGGATGAGCTAACGTTGATCACACGCATCGCAGATCTTTACAGCGTAATGTCTGCTCAGCAGGGCTGCGAGAATAAGGAAGATCAGCAGGAATTGGCAGATGAATTACTTACGCAATTAGCTGCTGGATATCCCCTTGCCGAAGAATGA
- a CDS encoding sulfatase: MILQRLIYLSLFGISFLGSLHAEPNSPNVLLICVDDLRPELHCFGVDYIQSPNIDKLASRGRAFARHYVQAPTCGASRFALLTGTYGGSNNNALFQRAKAIGQSPETVSPSLPAYFREHGYRSVSVGKVSHHPGGRGGPDWDDESIPEMPNSWDRHLLDAGPWQHPRGWMHGLARGEIRGNAKEMDLIQAVEGPDTLYPDGINTELALEQLDSLVKRESDKPFFLAVGILRPHLPFGAPKKYLDLYEDVDLPAIPHAKKPEGRTTWHSSGEFYKYNRNGLDPNKSTDYADQVRKHYAACVSFADAQVGRILDRLDELDVRKETIVVLWGDHGWHLGEHAIWGKHSLFEESLRSPLIISYPGISEPGMMSHSIVETIDIFPTLIELAGLPKADFTDGVSLQSLLDRPTSTGHPAYSYFGRGYGRTIRTKTHRMIEHTDGYVELYDHRTENGETQNVAHQQPLMVKELRSKLKQRFADTSK; encoded by the coding sequence ATGATCCTGCAACGTTTGATTTATCTCTCCCTGTTCGGAATCAGTTTTTTAGGGTCACTGCACGCTGAACCGAACAGCCCCAACGTGCTACTCATCTGTGTTGACGATCTACGTCCGGAGCTCCATTGCTTTGGCGTTGATTACATCCAATCACCCAATATCGACAAACTTGCGTCGCGAGGGAGGGCATTTGCCCGACATTACGTCCAGGCACCGACGTGTGGGGCGTCCAGGTTTGCGTTGCTCACGGGAACCTACGGCGGATCCAACAACAACGCACTTTTTCAACGTGCCAAAGCGATCGGGCAAAGCCCCGAGACAGTTTCGCCAAGCCTACCGGCATATTTTCGAGAGCACGGCTATCGGTCAGTTTCAGTCGGCAAAGTCTCCCATCACCCCGGAGGTCGTGGTGGACCGGACTGGGATGATGAATCGATTCCTGAGATGCCCAATTCGTGGGATCGACATCTCCTTGACGCAGGACCTTGGCAACATCCACGCGGATGGATGCACGGTTTAGCCCGCGGTGAGATTCGGGGAAACGCCAAGGAAATGGATTTGATCCAAGCGGTCGAAGGCCCGGACACGCTTTATCCAGATGGGATCAATACGGAATTGGCCTTGGAGCAACTCGACTCTTTGGTCAAGCGGGAGTCTGACAAACCATTCTTTCTTGCCGTTGGTATCTTGCGTCCCCACTTGCCGTTCGGCGCACCGAAGAAGTACCTCGATCTTTACGAGGATGTTGACCTTCCGGCAATTCCGCATGCGAAAAAACCTGAGGGGCGGACCACATGGCATTCATCAGGTGAATTCTACAAGTACAACCGCAACGGGCTCGATCCGAACAAGAGCACCGACTATGCCGACCAGGTTCGCAAGCACTACGCCGCCTGTGTCAGTTTCGCTGATGCGCAAGTTGGTCGAATTCTTGACCGTCTTGATGAACTGGACGTTCGCAAGGAAACAATCGTCGTCCTCTGGGGCGATCATGGCTGGCACTTGGGAGAACATGCGATCTGGGGCAAACACTCGTTGTTCGAGGAGTCGCTTCGATCACCTTTGATTATCAGCTACCCCGGCATATCTGAACCGGGCATGATGAGTCATTCGATAGTCGAGACGATCGATATCTTCCCGACCTTGATCGAATTAGCCGGTCTGCCGAAAGCCGATTTTACCGATGGGGTATCGTTGCAATCACTCCTGGATCGACCGACATCAACAGGTCATCCGGCATACAGCTATTTCGGTCGTGGATACGGGCGCACGATTCGTACCAAGACTCACCGAATGATCGAGCACACCGACGGCTACGTCGAACTTTATGATCACCGAACCGAAAACGGCGAAACGCAAAACGTTGCCCATCAGCAACCTCTCATGGTTAAGGAATTGCGTTCGAAACTTAAACAACGTTTCGCTGACACGTCGAAGTAG